One genomic window of Canis aureus isolate CA01 chromosome 15, VMU_Caureus_v.1.0, whole genome shotgun sequence includes the following:
- the HUS1 gene encoding checkpoint protein HUS1 isoform X7: MKFRAKIVDAACLNHFTRVSAMIAKLAKTCTLRISPEKLNFVLSDRVASAGVSMWCELEQENFFSEFQMEGISAENNAIYLDLTAENLSRALKTAQNARALKIKLTNKHFPCLTVSIELLSVSSSSRVVTHDIPVKVIPRKLWKDLQEPTIPDSDVSIYLPALKTMKSIVEKMKNISNHLVSGDFFRKGHFTYLTSIWLGPRALGEGRACWRFCAGFQEDGLRNATACVWVHMES, from the exons ATGAAGTTTCGGGCCAAGATCGTGGACGCGGCCTGTCTGAACCACTTCACCC GGGTCAGTGCCATGATCGCCAAGCTGGCCAAGACCTGCACGCTGCGCATCAGCCCGGAGAAGCTGAACTTCGTGCTGTCGGACAGAGTGGCCAGCGCAGGGGTGAGCATGTGGTGTGAGCTGGAGCAG GAGAACTTCTTCAGCGAGTTCCAGATGGAGGGCATCTCTGCGGAGAACAACGCCATCTATTTAGACCTAACCGCGGAAAATTTATCTCGAGCTTTGAAAACGGCCCAGAACGCCAGAGCCTTGAAGATCAAGCTGACTAATAAGCACTTTCCCTGCCTCACGGTCTCGATAGAGCTG TTATCTGTGTCGAGTAGCAGTCGCGTGGTGACCCATGACATCCCCGTCAAGGTTATTCCTAGAAAGCTGTGGAAGGATTTGCAAGAACCTACCATCCCAGACTCCGAT GTTAGTATTTACTTACCAGCCTTGAAGACGATGAAGAGCATCgtggaaaaaatgaagaacatcAGCAATCACCTTGTAAGTGGTGACTTCTTCAGAAAAGGGCATTTCACGTATCTTACAAGCATTTGGCTTGGGCCGCGTGCCCTGGGAGAAGGCCGCGCCTGCTGGAG